In Microbacterium galbinum, a single window of DNA contains:
- a CDS encoding ABC transporter ATP-binding protein, which produces MLETPPPFDDPLGPSPVPRLAAEEITLSYDRTEIVRELSVAVPTGGFTVIIGPNACGKSTLLRGLSRLLAPTSGRVVLDGRTISAFPAKEVARRLGLLPQSAVAPDGITVADLVARGRYPHQSLVRQWSDADEHAVARALEATGTVDLADRPVDALSGGQRQRVWVAMVLAQETDLLLLDEPTTFLDVAHQVELMELFAQLNAEGRTLVAVLHDLNHAARYASHIIAMRDGRILAEGPPDEVITSQRVREVFGLANVVIPDPVTGGPLVVPLRGTAPIGGRS; this is translated from the coding sequence GTGCTTGAGACCCCACCCCCGTTCGACGATCCGCTCGGTCCCTCGCCCGTCCCTCGACTGGCGGCCGAGGAGATCACCCTCTCGTACGACCGCACCGAGATCGTGCGCGAGCTCTCCGTAGCCGTGCCGACCGGCGGGTTCACGGTGATCATCGGGCCGAACGCGTGCGGCAAGTCCACGCTGCTGCGCGGTTTGTCCCGCCTGTTGGCGCCGACGAGCGGACGCGTCGTGCTCGACGGGCGCACGATCAGCGCGTTCCCGGCGAAGGAGGTCGCTCGGCGACTCGGCCTACTGCCCCAGAGCGCCGTGGCGCCCGACGGCATCACGGTCGCAGATCTGGTGGCGCGTGGCCGCTATCCACACCAGAGTCTCGTGCGTCAGTGGTCGGATGCCGATGAGCACGCGGTCGCGCGGGCGCTGGAGGCGACGGGAACCGTCGATCTCGCCGATCGTCCGGTCGATGCGCTCTCCGGCGGCCAGCGTCAGCGCGTCTGGGTCGCGATGGTGCTCGCGCAGGAGACCGACCTGCTCCTGCTCGACGAGCCCACCACCTTCCTCGACGTGGCGCATCAGGTCGAGCTGATGGAGCTGTTCGCGCAACTCAACGCCGAAGGGCGCACGCTCGTCGCGGTGCTGCACGACCTCAATCATGCGGCGCGTTATGCGAGTCACATCATCGCGATGCGCGACGGGCGCATCCTCGCCGAGGGGCCGCCGGATGAGGTCATCACGAGCCAACGGGTGCGCGAGGTCTTCGGCCTCGCGAACGTCGTGATCCCCGATCCGGTCACC
- a CDS encoding FecCD family ABC transporter permease: MTGPSTTIRSTPVGYRRVLLRIGPVRMPLRLRSIFVGIAAVLALCVLGVIALGLGTYPVAPQDVVRTLFGGGDAMDRTVVIDWRLARAVAAITIGALLGIAGALFQTVTRNPLASPDILGLSNGAFTGMLLTLVFVSSGWPQLTAGALVGGLATALVIWLLAARGGVQGFRLIVVGIGVSAILASLNTWMLLQIELETAMFASAWGTGSLNGVTAGPLLGALLCALPFVVAAIVLVPSLRQLGLGDDMAAASGARPTVIRTLALLVGVVLVAAATTVAGPVAFVSLAAPQIARLVARTPQLSLVLSALFGGLLLLGADLVAQHVLPTPLPVGVVTVSVGGAYLVLMIILEIRRRA, from the coding sequence GTGACCGGGCCGTCGACGACGATCCGGTCTACCCCGGTCGGCTACCGTCGCGTCCTGCTGCGCATCGGGCCGGTACGGATGCCGCTGCGCCTGCGCAGTATCTTCGTGGGGATCGCCGCGGTTCTCGCCCTGTGCGTGCTCGGCGTGATCGCGCTCGGCCTCGGCACCTATCCCGTAGCGCCGCAGGATGTCGTCCGCACGCTCTTCGGAGGCGGCGATGCCATGGACCGTACGGTCGTGATCGATTGGCGGCTGGCCCGAGCCGTCGCCGCGATCACGATCGGGGCGCTCCTCGGCATCGCGGGCGCGCTGTTCCAGACGGTGACGCGCAATCCACTGGCCAGCCCCGACATCCTCGGCCTCTCGAATGGCGCCTTCACCGGAATGCTGCTCACTCTGGTCTTCGTCTCGAGCGGGTGGCCGCAATTGACGGCCGGCGCTCTCGTCGGAGGACTCGCGACGGCGCTCGTGATCTGGCTCCTCGCAGCGCGCGGCGGTGTGCAGGGCTTCCGGTTGATCGTCGTCGGCATCGGCGTCTCGGCGATCCTCGCCTCGCTCAACACGTGGATGCTGCTGCAGATCGAACTCGAGACCGCGATGTTCGCGTCGGCCTGGGGTACCGGATCGTTGAACGGCGTGACCGCCGGCCCGCTCCTGGGCGCGCTGCTGTGCGCGCTGCCGTTCGTCGTCGCGGCGATCGTGCTCGTGCCGTCGCTGCGACAGCTCGGTCTGGGCGACGACATGGCGGCGGCGTCGGGTGCGCGACCGACGGTGATCCGCACGCTCGCCCTGCTCGTCGGCGTGGTGCTGGTCGCCGCGGCGACCACGGTCGCCGGACCCGTCGCGTTCGTCTCGCTCGCCGCCCCGCAGATCGCCCGTCTCGTCGCCCGCACGCCCCAGCTCTCGCTCGTGCTCTCTGCGCTGTTCGGCGGCTTGCTGCTGCTCGGAGCCGACCTGGTCGCGCAGCACGTGCTGCCCACACCTCTGCCCGTCGGGGTCGTCACCGTCTCGGTCGGCGGCGCGTACCTCGTTCTGATGATCATCCTGGAGATCCGCCGCCGTGCTTGA
- a CDS encoding iron chelate uptake ABC transporter family permease subunit, with translation MNIAGAPPTRRPRRRARAVGGTLILLAALVCAVLLSLAVGANPLPLDAVAAALRGDGTAETAYVVLDLRVPRTVTGLVAGAALGVAGALIQAFTRNPLADPGILGVNAGAALAVALGVSLLGLRDASQFVWLAFLGALVVTVAVYLVGSSGRGSADPIRLTLAGVALGAVLSGITTGIALSDPDAFDSMRSWNAGSLLGRGFDVIVPIVPFVLLGLVLAVVLAPGLNAVGLGEDVARAQGANVVGIRIGVIVAVTLLAGAATALAGPIAFVGLMVPHVIRWTFGVDQRVILPLSAALAPVVLLLADVLGRVIIAPAEVPVGIVAAFVGAPVLILLARRRRASAL, from the coding sequence ATGAACATCGCGGGGGCGCCGCCGACGCGGCGCCCCCGCCGTCGTGCGCGCGCGGTCGGGGGGACCCTGATCCTCCTGGCCGCGCTCGTGTGCGCCGTGCTGCTCTCGCTCGCCGTCGGCGCCAACCCGCTCCCGCTCGACGCCGTGGCCGCGGCGCTGCGTGGCGACGGCACGGCGGAGACCGCCTACGTGGTCCTCGACCTCCGCGTTCCCCGCACGGTCACCGGGCTGGTCGCCGGAGCCGCCCTCGGCGTCGCGGGAGCGCTCATCCAGGCTTTCACCCGCAATCCGCTCGCCGATCCCGGCATCCTCGGTGTGAACGCCGGCGCAGCGCTGGCGGTGGCACTCGGGGTGAGTCTGCTCGGCCTACGCGATGCATCGCAGTTCGTGTGGCTCGCCTTCCTCGGAGCCCTCGTGGTCACCGTCGCCGTGTACCTCGTCGGGTCTTCGGGTCGCGGTTCGGCCGACCCGATCCGGCTCACCCTCGCCGGTGTCGCACTCGGCGCGGTGCTGTCGGGCATCACGACCGGCATCGCGCTCAGCGACCCGGACGCTTTCGACTCGATGCGCAGCTGGAACGCTGGTTCGTTGCTCGGCCGTGGCTTCGACGTGATCGTGCCCATCGTGCCTTTCGTGCTGCTCGGTCTGGTGCTCGCCGTCGTGCTCGCTCCGGGGCTGAACGCCGTCGGCCTCGGTGAAGACGTCGCGCGTGCGCAGGGCGCGAACGTCGTCGGCATCCGCATCGGCGTGATCGTCGCCGTCACCCTCCTCGCCGGAGCGGCCACCGCGCTCGCCGGCCCGATCGCGTTCGTGGGGTTGATGGTGCCGCATGTGATCCGTTGGACATTCGGCGTCGACCAGCGGGTGATCCTGCCGCTCTCAGCCGCGCTCGCCCCCGTGGTGCTGTTGCTCGCGGACGTGCTCGGTCGGGTCATCATCGCGCCCGCCGAGGTTCCGGTCGGCATCGTGGCGGCCTTCGTCGGGGCGCCCGTGCTCATCCTCCTCGCCCGTCGTCGTCGAGCGAGCGCGCTGTGA
- a CDS encoding ABC transporter substrate-binding protein, with product MLSRARRRSGALLAASACALLLLSGCAAADAPAEGDPAPETSGTHEVDHARGTTAVPDDPQRVVTLEPLELDTAVAVGIEPVGAAVASNVTGAPAYLEADGVEPVGTVPEPDLEAIAALKPDLILGTEARHSELYEQLSAIAPTVFIETQADPWRDNALLIGEALGREDEVSDLLTAVDERCEALADEYAVDGQTVQLIRPRDETTLSLYGPVSFSGSLLECVGFTIPDQDWADGLQADISPENILSATADHVFVTVADVDDESEIPDAIAQNADAFPSVTPVDTSYWVSGVGPKGAQSVLDDIEAFLETTR from the coding sequence ATGCTCTCACGTGCCCGTCGCCGCTCCGGCGCGCTCCTCGCTGCCTCGGCCTGCGCCCTCCTCCTGCTGTCCGGATGCGCGGCCGCCGACGCTCCCGCCGAGGGCGATCCCGCACCCGAGACCAGCGGAACGCACGAGGTCGACCACGCCCGCGGCACCACGGCCGTGCCCGACGACCCGCAGCGTGTCGTGACCCTCGAGCCGCTCGAGCTCGACACCGCCGTAGCAGTCGGCATCGAGCCGGTCGGGGCCGCGGTCGCCAGCAACGTCACCGGCGCTCCCGCCTACCTCGAGGCCGACGGCGTCGAACCCGTCGGTACCGTTCCCGAGCCCGACCTCGAGGCGATCGCCGCGCTGAAGCCCGACCTGATCCTCGGTACCGAGGCCCGCCATTCCGAACTCTACGAGCAGCTGTCGGCCATCGCTCCGACCGTCTTCATCGAGACGCAGGCCGACCCGTGGCGCGACAACGCGCTGCTCATCGGTGAGGCACTGGGCCGCGAGGACGAGGTCTCCGACCTGCTCACCGCGGTCGATGAACGCTGCGAGGCTCTGGCCGACGAGTACGCGGTCGACGGCCAGACCGTGCAGCTGATCCGCCCCCGCGACGAGACTACGCTGAGCCTCTACGGCCCCGTGTCGTTCTCGGGCAGCCTGCTCGAGTGCGTCGGATTCACGATCCCGGATCAGGACTGGGCCGATGGGCTGCAGGCCGACATCTCGCCGGAGAACATCCTGTCGGCCACCGCCGATCACGTCTTCGTCACCGTCGCCGACGTCGATGACGAGTCGGAGATCCCCGACGCGATCGCCCAGAACGCGGATGCCTTCCCCTCGGTGACCCCGGTCGACACCAGCTACTGGGTGTCGGGCGTGGGCCCGAAGGGCGCCCAGTCGGTGCTCGACGACATCGAGGCGTTCCTCGAAACGACCCGGTGA
- a CDS encoding SDR family NAD(P)-dependent oxidoreductase — MDTRRALITGASSGIGTAAALELAREGLDVWLTYTGREAEAARVAEDCRAAGASDVRVSRLDLRDPASIDALVAEITDAWGELHVLVNNGGVCPYTPYDEIDIEEWDGVLETNVRGTFLLTRGSLPLLRAAAGDRSVINLSSIAGQVGALQTGLHYAASKGAILALTRSFARHLAPEGIRVNAVTPGPVASAITDQLQGEGRAKLEASIPLGEFGQPADVAWIIASLASPRAGFITGATYDVNGGVRID; from the coding sequence ATGGACACTCGCCGCGCACTCATCACCGGGGCCAGCTCCGGCATCGGGACGGCCGCCGCCCTCGAACTCGCCCGCGAGGGGCTCGACGTCTGGCTGACCTACACCGGGCGCGAGGCCGAGGCCGCTCGTGTCGCCGAGGACTGCCGCGCGGCCGGGGCGTCCGATGTGCGGGTCTCGCGACTCGACCTGCGCGACCCCGCCTCGATCGATGCATTGGTCGCGGAGATCACGGATGCCTGGGGCGAACTGCACGTGCTCGTGAACAACGGCGGCGTGTGCCCCTACACGCCCTACGACGAAATCGACATCGAGGAGTGGGACGGCGTGCTCGAGACGAACGTGCGCGGCACGTTCCTGTTGACGCGCGGGTCGCTACCGCTGCTGCGCGCCGCCGCGGGCGATCGCAGCGTCATCAACCTGTCGTCGATCGCCGGACAGGTGGGCGCCCTGCAGACCGGGCTGCACTACGCCGCGAGCAAGGGCGCGATCCTGGCATTGACCCGCAGCTTCGCCCGCCACCTGGCGCCGGAGGGGATTCGCGTCAACGCCGTCACCCCGGGGCCCGTGGCCAGTGCGATCACCGATCAGCTGCAGGGCGAGGGACGCGCGAAGCTCGAGGCATCGATCCCGCTCGGGGAGTTCGGACAGCCGGCCGACGTCGCCTGGATCATCGCCTCACTCGCCTCGCCGCGGGCGGGTTTCATCACCGGCGCCACGTACGACGTCAACGGAGGCGTTCGCATTGACTGA
- a CDS encoding nuclear transport factor 2 family protein: MTDSIHSRSAEQTVQDQLDAFNAHDLEAFVATYASDAVITGVAPEPIVGTAAIRAFYEPRLQNPELSCVIEQTVLFGDRWVVAQEQVVNAGTATETIATFDVVDGLISRASMLKA, from the coding sequence TTGACTGACAGCATCCACTCCCGGTCCGCGGAGCAGACCGTGCAGGACCAGCTCGACGCGTTCAACGCGCACGACCTCGAGGCTTTCGTCGCGACATACGCCTCGGATGCCGTCATCACCGGCGTCGCTCCGGAGCCGATCGTCGGCACCGCCGCGATCCGCGCCTTCTACGAGCCGCGGCTGCAGAACCCCGAGCTGTCGTGCGTGATCGAGCAGACCGTGCTCTTCGGCGACCGGTGGGTCGTCGCACAGGAGCAGGTCGTCAACGCGGGCACCGCGACCGAGACCATCGCCACCTTCGACGTCGTCGACGGGCTGATCTCGCGCGCCTCGATGCTCAAGGCGTAG
- a CDS encoding SDR family NAD(P)-dependent oxidoreductase: protein MTDAMRSVVVTGSGKGIGRAVAERLTADGWVVVGLERSPGSGTVEAGVVAEVVLGDASDRAAHERAASVARGLAPLAGWVNNAGITKRTPLHELDERVVREILDINGFGYLWGCSAAVSAFVDQGIAGAIVNIGSIHGRASFVDHAAYEFTKGGIDALSRSVAVTYGALGIRANTVAPGGVRTPHLEAQIAASVDPIAAERALSEGPPMGRIARAEEVAAVTAFLLSDAAPYLSGQSIAVDGAWTASFGDVAVDPALRERFSGSGSRAPFAQEP, encoded by the coding sequence ATGACTGACGCCATGCGCAGTGTCGTGGTGACCGGGAGCGGAAAGGGCATCGGCCGCGCGGTCGCCGAGCGGCTGACGGCCGACGGCTGGGTCGTGGTCGGGCTCGAGCGCTCGCCCGGATCGGGCACGGTCGAGGCCGGCGTGGTGGCCGAGGTGGTGCTCGGCGATGCGTCGGATCGCGCGGCGCACGAGCGGGCCGCCTCGGTCGCCCGCGGTCTCGCGCCGCTGGCCGGGTGGGTGAACAACGCGGGGATCACGAAGCGCACACCGCTGCACGAGCTCGACGAACGCGTGGTCCGCGAGATCCTCGACATCAACGGCTTCGGCTACCTCTGGGGGTGTTCCGCCGCCGTCTCGGCCTTCGTGGATCAGGGCATCGCCGGGGCGATCGTGAACATCGGCTCGATCCATGGGCGGGCGTCGTTCGTCGACCACGCCGCCTACGAGTTCACGAAGGGCGGCATCGATGCGCTCAGCCGCAGTGTGGCGGTGACCTACGGAGCACTCGGCATCCGTGCGAACACGGTCGCACCGGGCGGGGTGCGCACTCCGCACCTCGAGGCGCAGATCGCGGCATCCGTCGACCCGATAGCCGCCGAGCGGGCACTGTCCGAGGGGCCGCCCATGGGGCGCATCGCGCGAGCCGAGGAGGTCGCAGCGGTCACCGCGTTCCTGCTGTCGGACGCGGCGCCGTACCTCTCGGGGCAGTCGATCGCGGTCGACGGGGCGTGGACGGCATCCTTCGGCGACGTCGCCGTCGACCCCGCGCTGCGCGAGCGCTTCTCGGGTTCCGGTTCCCGAGCGCCCTTCGCTCAGGAACCGTAG